The DNA sequence GCACGACGTACGCCAGCACCTTGGCGCTGTCGTCGGCGTACTGGCCCTGGAATTCCTGCACGCCCACCGGGATGGTCCACCAGTTCGGGTCGTTGAACACCACCAGCGGAAGCATGAAGTTGTTCCAGCTGGCCACGATGGCGAGCACCGACACGGTGGCGATCGCCGGCCGGGCCATCGGCAGCAGGATCCGCCAGAAGAAGCCGAACGGCGTACAGCCGTCGAGGATCGCCGACTCCTCCAGCTCCCCCGGTATCGCCCGGAAGAACGACCGCAGGATGATGATCGTCACCGGCAGGCCGAACGCGGCCTGGGGCAGGATCACCCCGAGCGGGTTGTCCAGCAGACCCATGGTGCGCAGCAGGATGAACAGCGGCAGGATGGCGACCGCGAACGGGAACATCAGCCCGATCGTGAAGAACAGGAACAGCAGTTCCCGCCCCCGGAACGCGTACCGGGCG is a window from the Solwaraspora sp. WMMD792 genome containing:
- a CDS encoding carbohydrate ABC transporter permease, producing the protein MSAPTRTARPRPQRAARGGDRVSRLLGPARSLSLHTVSIIVGLIIVVPIVFALLGGFKDNRQLSNSPFGLPSPWIPENYLEILGSGSFWRQLFNSTLIALATAVIVVGVAALASFVFARYAFRGRELLFLFFTIGLMFPFAVAILPLFILLRTMGLLDNPLGVILPQAAFGLPVTIIILRSFFRAIPGELEESAILDGCTPFGFFWRILLPMARPAIATVSVLAIVASWNNFMLPLVVFNDPNWWTIPVGVQEFQGQYADDSAKVLAYVVLAMVPALAFYSIAERQLIGGLTAGATKG